GGTAAGCAACCTCAGTGCTACTCCATATGCCGACTTTACCGAGAATGCCCGAGATTTGAAAGGTTGACTAATCTATTAGTAAATCACTTTCCTGGTTGATTCAACAAATTCATCATTGCTAAAGTCATTGTTGATTATTTCAATTTCCAACCACTAATGGTGAAATCAAGGACtagagttttattttcttggtcAGTGGTCACGCAATTGTGGAAGTTCGATCATATTACCATTTATTGGaagctctctcttcttctctttcctcGTAAGTCGCAACCCATATACAATTACACGCACGAGCCAAGAAAAATAGTACTACAAAACAAGGACTAAAGTGTTCAAAAATTTGACTAAAGAaatgagatttaaaaaatatacttttgaaTTAACAAAAAGAATACATGGAAGCTACATTGGCTTTCATTTATCAATTACAAATcacccaccaaaaaaagaaaaaaagaaaaaaaaacatttgtgtCAGTGTCAAGTTATCTTACCCAACATTTTATTCAAACCAATAGAATCAAAAGGTGGGATTTTTGTGTCTTATCCTCAATGTCACAACACTTTAATATAAAGACAAGGCTTATGCCAAATGCATTAATATACTAGACAAGTTGGGTTACAAACACGTGTCCGCATTTTAATATGTCCTGTGTATTGATGCATTAGATATAATCTCAACCCTTAACACAATATTAGCAAAAGAATTATATGCTTAGTCTACTAAGACCATTTGATTTGTGAGCACTGGTGGCTTGATGAGCACTGGTGGCTTGATGAGCATGTCCAGCGGGGGACCTTGCATGGCGAAGGTGCCTTTCTTGGGAGAGTAATTTTGCAAACCTGCAACAACATTAATTATATGCTTTTGCATTAGCCTAAtgtgaaaactaaaaaaaaaaaaaaaacttttttctaaagaaattgtagaatatatataataacagtttgatatatttatttttagtaccTTGTGAGGGCAGCTTCATTAGTTTCATGGTCAAAAGCCTCACAAACTCCTGTCTCCAAGTTCACCCTAGCAACTGGTTTCTTTAGCAACTCTTCGCCAACTTTCATAAGATCATCCAAATTTTGTTTTGTGGCCACGTCCACAGAAGTTACTGTCCCAACCAAGGTATCGTCCTGCATTGTTTTGATTCAAACTTGTCTATGTTAATTATGTGAACAAGAActtttgatttttataataaGACTTGCATAACAATGTGTAAATTCTTAAATacaaaacataaaatctaagaaatatattaaagtttttattaattttactataaatgTTTCAAACTAATGTTGTAATAATAAATGTGATCATTGTCACTTCaacacataataaataaatgtttaaatcaattttttatttcatgaaGAGAAAGTCTTAATACACAATAaaaatctcacaatatttttatgatacctttatttttagttgtagtAGATCTGTGtataatcttattttattttgacctatgaTGAATTGACGCAacttgttgaatttttttttttgaaattttgttgtgCCTGTAAAAGAACTTGATTGGTGAACATCGATTTATAGGATTTGTGTGATAAAATATGTACTAACCCCTAGTCTCACccaaaaagtaattaaaaaatttatttattactatattATTGATGTGTCATTAATTGCATTCACTGACAGTaagttactaaattttttttggtcataaaaTTGGTAATAGTTGTAGTATTTTCTTATGTATTTCTTTTGATTATGGAAGGTTTGAATGATATATATGTACCTGAATCCGTAGATAATTTTTCTCAGAATGAAGGGCTTGAAAAACCACTGAGAGATGGACATCAACCATATCTGCACTTGCGTGAGAATATACATCAATAATTGGGGTGGAACCACCACTTGTTAACCAGTCTAGCAAGCCCCACTTAGCTGCCTTGTGTGCCCTGTATTTTCCTTCGGCTTTTTGTGAGCCAGTTCCTAATGATATCACCAGAAACCTTCCATAGTCCATTGGTTTTATTGGAAAGAAGTCAGAACTTCCTCGAATGATCTGCTTTGTTACTTCACCAATGGCAAGTAAAGCCTGAAATTGCACCAATTTAGTAATATTAGAATAacggttaaatgattaaatttattattttttaaacaggtttataattaaaaaatattaggagattaattatatattataatcaTTAGGAGTCATGTGAAGTTTGAAAAAGACAAATACCGGATTATTAGCAGCAACACCACCATCTGTAAGGTTAAATTCTCTCACATTCCCCTCAGGGTCTACTGTTTCAAAGTAATAAGTTGGAAGATAAGTTGGGGCAGCTGAGGTTGCTATGCAAATATCTGAGAGTAAGGCATTCATGCTTGGGTTTTTCTTTACCTGTTTTCATGACCAAATCAAAGTAAATGTTAGTACAATTCAGCTCCATCATTTACAGTCACTTTCTTATCCAGGGTTAATCTGAACCACTACATATATTGTggaaattaaaggaaaaaaaagtattggGTTAGAAAACCATTTTAATGAGAGGAAGACAAACCTCATAGCTAGAAAAAATGGTTGGCTGGAGTCTTTTGATGTCAAATGTTGGAATAACAACATTAGTCAATGTCTTTTCCAATTTTGTATGTCCTAGTTTTTCCTTAACAAGGTTATGCAGATATTTCCCATCATACTTTGGTCCAGCTAGAGCTTTAACAATCTTTGTAAGATGAGGAAGTACTGGACAACTgcaatttggaaaaaaatatcatgttaaaaaccaaaacaaatggGGTCAAGTCAATAATCaaacagatatatatatatatatatatatatatatatatatatattattgatatttttatatCTCATACTCTAATTTTTACCTGTTCTGTGGGAAGATATGAGGGCAGTGGTTTAGGTAGAAATCCTTGATATCCTTGGCAGCAAAGACAGGTCGGTTATTTTCATCTGGAGCAGATAGCATGGCAGTGACAAGACCACCTGTGCTTGTTCCTGAGATAACATCAAAATAATCTGCTATTCTTGCATCTTCACCATCCAGTTTCTGCAGCATACATAAGCAAATATAGAGTAAGTACTTGGAAAGATTGCATGTTGAACCCTTATAAATGATTTAATAAAGCAGAACTTCACTAGTGAATGAAAAAAAGTGTTGAATTTCTTTAGGTTTGTGGCATGAAACATGTATGATTaatatgtgatatatttttcTACCTGAAGTTCAGATTCTAAAAAACTAAGGATAGTTCCTGGGATAACCCCTCTTATTCCACCACCATCAATGCTGAGAACAGTGATTAGGTTTCCATAAGTTGGAGGTTGTAGTGGTACATTTGTTGAGCCCATTGGGATAAAGATGCAggtaaggagagagagagagagagagagagagagagagagagagaggatttaaGAGCTTTAGAGAAACTATGAACTAAAAAGGAAGTTAAAAAGAGAGGATTATGTGACTTGATATGTCTTCTTAATTTTCATGGAAGTATGTGTATTTATTGTACTCCCCAGTCATCTCCTTGTCCAAAGATTCAACCGCGTCATTGGATTGGGCCATAAGCCTTAAAAGAAAGTCATCGGATCAAATTGTTTCAAATTTGACCAATAACTTGTACCTTTTCTGATATTGTTTACGTACATATATACATCCAACCGTTGATCATATCATTGAAAAGTCATTTGGGGTACTAATCAGAATTCAATATTCAAACAAATGTGCACAATTCATTTACATCTAATGCTTAAAGGAAATGTGAAAAACTTAGCAATACGGATCTGGTTAGGCAACAGGCCTAACAAAGGCACTCATGAATGGCTACCCCCAAGTTAATCCCTACCTAGTggctaaaattaaatttaatattattctcAAGCTTTGCTTTTGCTACGTACAATGGCTGCAACATTCAAGAATAacaaaagaatcaaactttgcattttacatgttaatttgattcgCAAAAGGCGGCACCTCAAGTAACCAAAAGATGTGTTGGATATATACGTGTGAGTAGAATGTTcatatagagaaaaagaaaggaagttgagaaattaatataatatagtagAGCTCCTATGTCATATTAAGGACTCAATTGAAGTTTTCACAATAGAATTATCTTCCCAACAGTATTATCTTCCCaacatgatgatgatgttggGGAGATCACTACCTTAGACTCAATTGGAGTTTTCCTAAGTATTATCTTCCCAACATGATGGTGATGTTGGGGAGATAAAAAACTTTAAGGAGACTTTTTGAGTAGTTAATTTACAGAGACACACTTGACTCAAAAGGTCTAACTATGAGTtcaactatattatattaatcactcattattattatcattattcaATTTAGGATTTCAATAATGCGTATACACCCAACTGTTGATCATATCATTGAAAAGTCATTTGGGGTACTTATCAGAATTCAATCTTCAAACAAATGTGTACAATTCAATTACATCTAATGCTTAAAGGAAATGTGAAAAACTTAGCAATTCTATTGGCCTTATGCATTTAGTCTTCAAATCGTGTTGAATTATTGACCCTATGTATCTATACCATTTTCCAAATCCGACATGCACGGTTATTCATTCTTAAAAGATTTGATTGTTctgtcaaaaaggaaaagaagtaaGTCTTATAGCTACGATACTTAGTTTTGGTAAATTTCTCGGTTCACATAGTCAAACTTTTGAGAGAGTTGTCTAGGTTATGCTTCCTTTTCTCTTTGGCTAAAACAAACGTGAAGAAAGGGCAAATGGAATTTTAAATGTGAAGAATATTATATCCATTATCAGAGGATAACTTGCAAAGGCAATTCTAGTAACTGTGTACTTGTTAGAATTCAACAATTCAACATATGTGTACCATTCAATTTCAAGCGCTGCATAAGAGAAATGTAAAAACTTGATCATTTCTAGGACCTTCAGTAgagattaatgaaaaaaaaaaaaaattacagtagAGATTAATGAAAGAACTGCAGCACG
This genomic stretch from Castanea sativa cultivar Marrone di Chiusa Pesio chromosome 1, ASM4071231v1 harbors:
- the LOC142618092 gene encoding patatin-like protein 2 isoform X2, which encodes MGSTNVPLQPPTYGNLITVLSIDGGGIRGVIPGTILSFLESELQKLDGEDARIADYFDVISGTSTGGLVTAMLSAPDENNRPVFAAKDIKDFYLNHCPHIFPQNSCPVLPHLTKIVKALAGPKYDGKYLHNLVKEKLGHTKLEKTLTNVVIPTFDIKRLQPTIFSSYEVKKNPSMNALLSDICIATSAAPTYLPTYYFETVDPEGNVREFNLTDGGVAANNPALLAIGEVTKQIIRGSSDFFPIKPMDYGRFLVISLGTGSQKAEGKYRAHKAAKWGLLDWLTSGGSTPIIDVYSHASADMVDVHLSVVFQALHSEKNYLRIQDDTLVGTVTSVDVATKQNLDDLMKVGEELLKKPVARVNLETGVCEAFDHETNEAALTRFAKLLSQERHLRHARSPAGHAHQATSAHQATSAHKSNGLSRLSI
- the LOC142618092 gene encoding patatin-like protein 2 isoform X1, producing MLSAPDENNRPVFAAKDIKDFYLNHCPHIFPQNSCPVLPHLTKIVKALAGPKYDGKYLHNLVKEKLGHTKLEKTLTNVVIPTFDIKRLQPTIFSSYEVKKNPSMNALLSDICIATSAAPTYLPTYYFETVDPEGNVREFNLTDGGVAANNPALLAIGEVTKQIIRGSSDFFPIKPMDYGRFLVISLGTGSQKAEGKYRAHKAAKWGLLDWLTSGGSTPIIDVYSHASADMVDVHLSVVFQALHSEKNYLRIQDDTLVGTVTSVDVATKQNLDDLMKVGEELLKKPVARVNLETGVCEAFDHETNEAALTRFAKLLSQERHLRHARSPAGHAHQATSAHQATSAHKSNGLSRLSI